ACTTTCTGCGCAAAGAGATGAAATGTCATCTCCTTCAGCGTTGGCTGAAAAGATGGGTGTCAGCCGGGCAGCCATCAGTTCTATGGTCATTTCTCTTGAGCAAGAAGGATTCATAAATAAATACGACGATCCCAATGACAAGCGGGGAGTTTTTGTTTCTCTGAATGATAAAGGAAGAAGTAAAATCCAGCAGATGGACCCTTTTTTCATAGGGCTGGCTTCACGTCTGATGTCAGACTTTACTGAATCGGAACTCTGCCAGTTTCAGACCTATTTGTCACGCGTACGAGATGCTTTTGAAGATGTTAAAGGTTCGCGTCTAACCACCCCCAGCGCCCTCAGAGAGGAGAAAGACAAATGGTGCGAAGACTAAGACAAAATCTGTTCGTCAAACTTGCCCGCAGATCGGCTG
This window of the Paenibacillus polymyxa genome carries:
- a CDS encoding MarR family winged helix-turn-helix transcriptional regulator yields the protein MFFFLDSEIRQLAYNLFPGGNKPIGVLVDLFSITYEIRKNMEKRSREFGLSYGQYIALCVLSAQRDEMSSPSALAEKMGVSRAAISSMVISLEQEGFINKYDDPNDKRGVFVSLNDKGRSKIQQMDPFFIGLASRLMSDFTESELCQFQTYLSRVRDAFEDVKGSRLTTPSALREEKDKWCED